Proteins from a genomic interval of Thermoanaerobaculia bacterium:
- a CDS encoding YajQ family cyclic di-GMP-binding protein, producing MAQDNSFDVVSKVDLQEVLNAVQQASKEIATRFDFRGSKSKIEWNEKELQLTLSSDDEHKLKSVVDILETKLVKRGIAVKSLDFQKVEPAAGATVRQAVKIQQGIPTEKAKAIVKTIKDSKIKVQASIQADQVRVTGKSRDDLQAVIALLRGEDFGLPLQFLNYR from the coding sequence ATCTCCAGGAAGTATTGAACGCCGTCCAGCAGGCCTCGAAGGAGATCGCGACGCGTTTCGATTTCCGCGGGAGCAAGTCGAAGATCGAGTGGAACGAGAAGGAGCTCCAGCTGACCCTCTCCTCCGACGACGAGCACAAGTTGAAGAGCGTGGTCGACATCCTCGAAACGAAGCTCGTCAAGCGGGGGATCGCGGTGAAATCCCTCGACTTCCAGAAGGTCGAGCCCGCGGCCGGCGCGACGGTTCGCCAGGCGGTGAAGATCCAGCAGGGAATCCCGACCGAGAAGGCGAAGGCGATCGTGAAGACGATCAAGGACTCGAAGATCAAGGTCCAGGCCTCGATCCAGGCGGACCAGGTCCGGGTGACGGGCAAGAGCCGGGACGACCTCCAGGCGGTCATCGCGCTGCTGCGGGGGGAGGATTTCGGGCTGCCTCTCCAGTTCCTCAACTACAGATAG